GCCATGTAAGCCGACGGGAGACGGGCGTGATCATGCGTGCTACTCCTGGGGCCAGCGTTCGGGCCGGGGCTTGACGATGATCGGCTTGGTCGGTGAACCCTCGGCGTTCACCGCATGTACGCCCGCCTCGACGACGGGCAATTGGATTATACCCAGATCGCGCTTCGCATGATCCGCATCGAGTCGAATCCCGCCGAGCCGGCGATCGAAAGTGATGCGAAGAGCTGCGTAATCCTTCTCAAAAAGTCGGCGTCGCTCCAGTGCGTAGAACGGGCGCTCCTGATACGGGGCCCAGTTGTGCTCCTGCGGATTCTCATATTGAAACCGATCGACGCGCCACGCCCACTCCCCCGGCTTGAAGCCCCCGCCGACCGAATCCCGCCGCCGAAGCTGCGCCACCAGCAGTGCGGCGTTCTGAATGTTGCCCTGAATGTCGAGCACGACGACGTCATCGGGGTAGTGCTTTTCAAAATACGCCGCGAGCTTGTCGAAGATGGCGTGCTTGCCTTCGATGGACAGCGGCTGCTCCTGCTCATAATCACTGCGCGGCACCTGCGCGTCCCATCCTTCGATCGTCCCCTGCTCCGTCTCGATGTGCAGATCGTACGTGGCGCCATCGGGCAGGTTGTCGATGATGATTTGATCGCCGTCGACGCGGCCGGGGAACGACTTGCCGAAGACGCCCTCATCGGTGTACTGGCGCTGGATCGCCGCGATGGAGTTGATCTTCGACGGCGACTGAACGGTCGCGCGAATCCCGCCGGCGGATGCGGCGGCGGCAAGTGCGAGCGACATGATGAGCGCGAGTGTCTTCATCGTTGATACGCGGGCAGGTAGTGCATGTAGACCTCCATGCACATCGCGCCCATGGCCGTCGAGTAACAACTCGCCTCCTGCCCGTTGAGGTTCTGCTCCCCGTACCCCGGCCACGAGCCGTTTTCGTTCTGCGTCGCGAGCAGGAATTTGCTGACGCGCGGATGCCAGATCGCCCACTGCTGTCCGCCCGCCTGAAAGTGCGCCTGCATGGCGTAGTAGCTCATGTAGTAGAAATAGGGATCGATGTTCGAATTGTAATCGCGGTCCTGAAGATACTTGAGCGCCTTGGCCACGGCCGGATCGTCATACGCGCCGAGCAACTGCATGCACAGCGCCCCCGCCGCGGTCTGCGCCGGCTTGGCGCCCTGACCGGGCTGATAGGCGAAGCCGCCTTCGGGCATCGCGCAGCGCTTGACATAGGCCAGCGCCTTGTCGATCGTTTCCTGCGGCACGTTGAGCCGGGCGTTCATGGCGGCATGCAGCGCGACGACCTGCATGACGGTCACGGACAAGTCCGCGTCCGTCGAGTTGGGCTGATAGCGCCATCCCCCTTCGCCGTTCTGCGA
The nucleotide sequence above comes from Planctomycetota bacterium. Encoded proteins:
- a CDS encoding prenyltransferase, with product MKKRNACITLLIGLLAATHARGQGVEDTVLPDPQQMARIEASVDRAIAYLAQQQREDGTWPQGINGRGGNNGINAMCLLAMLGRGHAPNRGPYKMVVDRGVRFILSTQDTKGLYASPAPSHGPMYEHALATLAMIEAYGFIPRMEMRRSVQRAVDLIVRSQNGEGGWRYQPNSTDADLSVTVMQVVALHAAMNARLNVPQETIDKALAYVKRCAMPEGGFAYQPGQGAKPAQTAAGALCMQLLGAYDDPAVAKALKYLQDRDYNSNIDPYFYYMSYYAMQAHFQAGGQQWAIWHPRVSKFLLATQNENGSWPGYGEQNLNGQEASCYSTAMGAMCMEVYMHYLPAYQR